Proteins from a single region of Sneathiella aquimaris:
- a CDS encoding YbaB/EbfC family nucleoid-associated protein — protein MKNLGNLMKQAKEMQTKMAEMQQALQDHELTGVSGAGMVEVTLNGKGDMRGLKIDPSLVDPDDKEVMEDLIKAAHADARSKVEAYSQEKMKEMTGGLQLPPGMEMPF, from the coding sequence ATGAAAAATCTCGGCAACCTGATGAAGCAGGCCAAGGAAATGCAAACCAAAATGGCTGAAATGCAGCAGGCATTGCAGGACCATGAACTGACCGGCGTTTCGGGCGCTGGAATGGTCGAGGTTACCTTGAACGGAAAAGGGGATATGAGAGGGTTGAAAATTGACCCATCTTTGGTTGATCCTGATGACAAGGAAGTCATGGAAGACCTTATTAAAGCGGCCCATGCAGATGCCCGCAGCAAGGTCGAGGCATATAGTCAGGAAAAAATGAAAGAGATGACCGGTGGGTTGCAACTTCCTCCCGGAATGGAAATGCCTTTTTAA
- the recR gene encoding recombination mediator RecR yields the protein MSTSEIDQLIQLLSKLPGLGSRSARRATLFLIKHRESLLMPLANAMSAAAENVKTCGQCGNLDTLDPCSVCIDPARDKKTICVVEDVSDLWALERAGVFSGQYQVLGGTLSALDGVGPEDLKVDPLLNRLSDETVEEVILALNATVDGQTTAHYLTERIEDTNPTLTVSHLAHGVPVGGELDYLDDGTLATALKSRRSHA from the coding sequence ATGAGCACATCCGAAATTGATCAGTTGATCCAATTGCTTTCCAAGTTGCCGGGGCTTGGCAGCCGTTCTGCGCGTCGGGCAACCCTGTTTTTAATAAAGCATCGGGAAAGTTTGCTGATGCCATTGGCAAATGCAATGTCGGCGGCGGCAGAAAACGTGAAAACATGCGGCCAATGTGGAAATCTGGATACCCTCGATCCCTGCTCGGTTTGTATAGACCCGGCACGGGACAAGAAAACCATTTGTGTGGTTGAAGATGTTTCGGATCTGTGGGCGCTGGAACGGGCTGGCGTTTTTTCCGGCCAATATCAGGTTCTTGGCGGAACGCTGTCTGCCCTTGATGGGGTTGGACCAGAAGACCTGAAAGTTGACCCCCTGCTTAATCGATTGAGCGACGAGACAGTTGAAGAGGTTATTCTTGCGTTAAATGCGACAGTCGATGGTCAGACAACAGCTCATTATTTGACTGAAAGGATTGAAGATACCAATCCAACCCTGACAGTCAGTCATTTGGCCCATGGTGTGCCGGTTGGCGGAGAGCTGGATTATCTGGATGACGGGACGCTGGCAACAGCCCTTAAATCCCGGCGATCTCACGCCTAG
- the def gene encoding peptide deformylase — protein sequence MALLPIITAPDPRLKTISTPVETVDDEIRKLVDDMFETMYEAPGIGLAAIQVGVQKRVLVMDVVGKGSKEGDPQPIAIINPEITWVSDDDASYEEGCLSVPQHYADVVRPAEVKVKYLDLDGKTQELHADGLLATCVQHEMDHLDGILFVDHISALKRNMILRKLLKIKKQAS from the coding sequence ATGGCCCTATTGCCCATTATTACCGCGCCGGATCCGCGGCTTAAAACAATTTCCACTCCTGTAGAGACTGTGGACGATGAAATCCGCAAACTTGTCGATGACATGTTTGAAACCATGTACGAAGCCCCTGGTATTGGCCTTGCCGCCATTCAGGTGGGCGTTCAAAAACGTGTTTTGGTCATGGATGTCGTCGGTAAAGGCTCGAAAGAGGGAGACCCACAACCGATCGCTATTATTAATCCTGAAATAACCTGGGTTTCTGATGATGACGCCTCCTATGAAGAAGGATGTCTTTCTGTACCGCAGCATTATGCCGATGTTGTGCGCCCAGCAGAAGTAAAGGTCAAATATCTTGATCTGGATGGGAAAACTCAGGAACTGCACGCTGACGGGTTGCTCGCGACGTGCGTTCAGCATGAAATGGATCATCTGGATGGCATTCTGTTTGTTGATCACATTTCCGCCTTGAAGCGGAATATGATTTTACGCAAGCTTCTCAAAATTAAAAAGCAGGCAAGTTAG
- a CDS encoding DNA recombination protein RmuC → MEYLLIAVIILLVVVTAFMALKLAKSEKMIHGAMSNSENLTRLTENLLNQQAQLEGQLRQISADGAASRDEINKTLSDRLDTVSKRLGDSLEQSSEKTGKSLNDLQTRLAIIDKAQNNLTDLSNQVVGLQDILANKQARGAFGEIQLNDLVKSALPPSSYDFQVTLNNGKRADCLIRLPNPPGPIVVDAKFPLESYHLIRNAKSEAEIQTANRAFISAMTKHISDIAGKYIIDEETAESALLFLPSEAVYAELHANFPQILEKSYQARVWIVSPTTLMATLNTVRAVLKDSQMREQAGVIQKEVGILIKDVDRLDKRVDNLSKHFAQASKDIGEIETSSRKISSRAEKIEDLQLGENDQEDLLSSPPDRLQQN, encoded by the coding sequence ATGGAATATTTACTGATTGCCGTTATTATTCTCCTCGTTGTTGTCACCGCTTTCATGGCTTTAAAACTGGCAAAATCTGAAAAAATGATCCACGGGGCGATGTCAAACAGTGAGAACCTGACCCGCCTGACAGAAAATCTTCTAAACCAGCAGGCTCAACTGGAAGGCCAGCTAAGACAGATCTCTGCCGACGGGGCAGCGAGCCGCGATGAAATCAACAAAACCCTGTCAGATCGACTGGATACGGTTTCGAAACGACTTGGAGACAGCCTCGAACAATCCAGCGAAAAAACCGGTAAGTCATTGAATGATCTACAAACAAGGCTGGCAATCATTGATAAGGCGCAAAATAATTTGACAGATTTATCCAATCAGGTGGTTGGTCTACAGGACATTCTTGCCAACAAACAGGCGCGTGGCGCTTTTGGCGAAATTCAATTAAATGATCTGGTAAAATCAGCGCTGCCGCCTTCGTCATACGATTTTCAAGTGACCCTGAATAACGGGAAACGGGCAGACTGCCTGATCCGGCTACCCAATCCACCCGGACCGATCGTTGTCGATGCAAAATTTCCACTTGAAAGCTATCACTTGATCCGCAACGCAAAGTCCGAGGCTGAAATCCAAACCGCTAATCGTGCTTTTATTTCGGCAATGACCAAGCATATCAGTGATATCGCGGGCAAATATATCATTGACGAGGAAACGGCCGAATCTGCTTTGTTATTTCTTCCCTCTGAAGCCGTTTATGCCGAACTTCATGCCAATTTTCCGCAGATTCTGGAAAAGTCCTATCAGGCACGGGTCTGGATTGTTTCACCTACCACTTTAATGGCGACGCTGAATACTGTCCGCGCGGTCCTGAAAGACAGTCAAATGCGGGAACAGGCGGGTGTCATTCAAAAAGAAGTGGGCATCCTGATCAAGGATGTCGACCGTCTGGACAAGCGCGTGGACAATCTGTCCAAGCATTTCGCACAAGCCTCAAAAGATATTGGGGAAATTGAAACATCCAGCCGCAAGATTTCAAGCCGGGCTGAAAAAATAGAAGATCTTCAGCTTGGAGAAAATGATCAGGAAGATCTGCTTTCAAGCCCTCCTGACCGTCTTCAACAGAACTAG